One genomic region from Pempheris klunzingeri isolate RE-2024b chromosome 4, fPemKlu1.hap1, whole genome shotgun sequence encodes:
- the tmem199 gene encoding transmembrane protein 199, whose amino-acid sequence MASAFVVGDKFRNKVTELLEKTDTDSSLPQQLREELVEILEKTEPTTLSFSTARKLKKYLQDKGHPFYLHELLEDSSLHLPEVVKPPRNPELVARLERIKAKLANEEYNRITRNVNTQEINRSGTLADFGLQVRSVKAVVVTVFNFLVTVVATFACSYMGSQYLFTDTAARVISAVIAASVVGLAELYVLVRTIEGELGEP is encoded by the exons ATGGCTTCGGCTTTCGTCGTCGGGGATAAATTCAGGAATAAGGTGACGGAGTTATTAGAAAAGACTGACACTGACTCGTCTCTGCCCCAACAACTCAGAGAAGAACTGGTGGAGATCCTTGAAAAAACAGAACCGACGACCCTTTCTTTCAGCACGGCGAGGAAACTCAAGAAATACCTACAGGACAAAG GGCATCCTTTCTACCTGCATGAGCTGTTGGAGGACAGCTCTCTGCACCTCCCTGAGGTCGTGAAGCCCCCCAGG AACCCCGAGCTTGTTGCTCGTCTTGAGAGGATCAAGGCCAAACTGGCTAACGAGGAATACAACAGAATCACACGTAATGTCAACACTCAG gaAATCAACCGCAGTGGAACATTGGCAGACTTTGGCCTGCAAG TTCGATCGGTCAAAGCTGTGGTGGTGACTGTATTCAACTTCCTGGTCACGGTGGTTGCCACTTTTGCCTGTTCATATATGGGAAGTCAGTATCTGTTTACTGACACCGCAGCG CGAGTGATATCAGCTGTGATCGCTGCATCTGTAGTCGGGCTGGCCGAGCTGTATGTGCTGGTCCGGACCATAGAGGGAGAACTCGGGGAACCGTAG
- the sebox gene encoding homeobox protein SEBOX encodes MALFMDSDYFLLKQNQQKDTMDFKALFGEQDHCKDSRGESALSSPEPDPERAAGLMEGQRKRKRTIFSRAQLSELEQAFAVTPYPDITLRERLAAHTHLPESKIQVWFQNRRARSIKTGRLPKSTKPVLGGRGVVDPSPGPVASPFLASATLADIFRPEQNHSCEDVPQMYSDWIQIYGNPVPSPAASSSLHQQPTLASSKPPESRLWEEEQHQRQHLGPALPGFLPGSFPQPITRQPHHSASSRSYQAFRNFKPQTVAPSGAHQAMYGGSTAGGGGHASVDQVVPSHPQPVYWEVTQGQGHHHPHHHHHHHPQMGPQTSMGYISDLIYNAAIVTNFLEF; translated from the exons ATGGCTCTGTTCATGGACTCAGACTACTTTTTGCTCaagcagaaccagcagaaagACACGATGGACTTTAAGGCGTTATTTGGAGAACAGGATCACTGTAAAG ATTCCCGTGGAGAGAGCGCGCTGTCCTCCCCGGAGCCGGACCCGGAGCGGGCCGCCGGTCTGATGGAGggccagaggaagaggaagaggaccaTCTTCAGCCGGGCCCAGCTTTCTGAGCTGGAGCAGGCCTTCGCTGTGACCCCCTATCCGGACATCACCCTGAGGGAGAGGCTGGCggcgcacacacacctgcccgaGAGCAAGATACAG GTGTGGTTCCAAAACAGGAGAGCCAGAAGCATCAAAACAGGGAGACTCCCTAAGTCCACCAAGCCTGTCCTGGGAGGTAGAGGGGTTGTAGACCCCTCTCCTGGCCCTGTGGCCTCTCCTTTCCTGGCCTCAGCCACCCTGGCAGACATATTCAGGCCAGAGCAGAACCACTCCTGTGAGGATGTCCCGCAAATGTACTCCGATTGGATCCAAATCTACGGCAACCCCGTACCGTCGCCAGCGGCCTCCTCgtctctccaccagcagcccACACTGGCTTCCTCGAAACCTCCAGAGTCTCGTCTCTGGGAGGAGGAACAGCACCAGCGGCAGCATCTTGGACCAGCGCTCCCCGGTTTCCTTCCTGGTTCTTTTCCTCAGCCTATCACCAGGCAGCCTCACCACTCGGCCTCCTCCCGCTCCTACCAGGCCTTCAGGAACTTCAAACCCCAGACCGTGGCTCCGTCTGGGGCTCATCAGGCCATGTACGGAGGCAGCACCGCGGGAGGTGGGGGTCACGCTTCTGTAGACCAGGTGGTCCCTTCCCACCCTCAGCCAGTGTACTGGGAGGTAACTCAGGGCCAAGGACACCACCACccgcatcaccaccaccatcaccacccaCAAATGGGACCACAGACCTCCATGGGCTACATTTCAGATCTGATCTACAATGCCGCCATTGTCACCAACTTCCTGGAATTCTGA
- the poldip2 gene encoding polymerase delta-interacting protein 2 produces the protein MAGKMAACAIRRGLLSSVSKYNKKHTHRILSIVDSSSGFEVYRPRLQCRACGLAGGVQQRRFMSSRPEGKILETVGVFEAVKQHGKYETGQLFLHSVFGYRGIVLFPWHARLYDRDITPPMSDSKPEPPGAHGSKEVKGKTHTYYQVLIDTRDCPHISQRSQTEAVTFLANHDDSRALYAIPGLDYVSHEDILPYNSAEQAPIQHELFERFLMYNPAKSPPFTARDTLKAWQEKNHPWLELSDVHRETTENIRVTVIPFYMGMREAQNSHVYWWRYCIRLENMGSEVVQLRERHWRIFSLSGTLETVRGRGVVGREPVLSKEQPAFQYSSHVSLQAPSGHMWGTFRIERTDGSHFDVRIPPFSLESNKDDKAPPAGYTF, from the exons aTGGCTGGAAAGATGGCGGCCTGTGCAATACGCAGAGGGTTGTTGAGCAGCGTCAGTAAATAcaacaagaaacacacacacagaatactgAGTATCGTGGACAGCAGCAGCGGTTTTGAGGTGTACAGACCGCGGTTACAATGCCGAGCTTGCGGCCTGGCCGGCGGCGTCCAGCAGAGGAGGTTCATGTCGTCACG GCCTGAAGGGAAGATTTTGGAGACGGTGGGAGTGTTTGAGGCTGTGAAGCAGCACGGCAAATATGAAACGGGACAG CTGTTTCTCCACAGTGTGTTTGGCTACAGAGGCATCGTCTTGTTTCCCTGGCATGCCCGACTCTACGACAGAGACATCACACCTCCCATGTCTGACAG CAAACCTGAACCCCCAGGAGCCCACGGCTCTAAGGAGGTGAAGGGCAAGACCCACACCTACTATCAAGTCCTGATTGACACAAGGGACTGCCCTCACATA TCTCAGAGGTCCCAAACGGAGGCAGTGACTTTTCTGGCCAACCATGATGACAGCAGAGCCCTGTACGCCATCCCAG GTCTGGACTATGTGAGCCATGAAGACATCCTGCCCTATAACTCTGCAGAGCAGGCCCCCATTCAGCACGAGCTGTTTGAACGCTTCCTCATGTACAACCCTGCCAAAT CTCCTCCATTCACAGCCAGAGACACCCTGAAGGCGTGGCAGGAGAAGAACCACCCCTGGCTGGAGCTCTCAGATGTCCACAGGGAGACCACCGAGAACATTCGAGTTACTGTCATCCCCTTCTACATGGGCATGAGG GAGGCCCAGAACTCCCATGTCTACTGG tggCGATACTGTATCCGTCTGGAGAACATGGGCAGTGAGGTGGTTCAGCTGAGAGAGAGGCACTGGAGGATCTTCAGCCTGTCAGGAACCCTGGAGACGGTCCGGGGCCGTGGGGTTGTGGGCAGG GAGCCAGTGTTGTCTAAGGAGCAGCCGGCCTTTCAATACAGCAGCCATGTGTCCCTTCAAGCCCCCAGTGGTCACATGTG